One segment of Deltaproteobacteria bacterium DNA contains the following:
- a CDS encoding epoxyqueuosine reductase QueH, translating to MKILVHICCGPCAITVVQDLLKAGMDVTGLYYNPNIHPLREYLRRREGVVQMAEHLGIPVIYKDTEYDPQVYFRAVTFREANRCLLCYALRLERTLSIARRGEFDAFTSTLLYSKFQKHDEIRTLGHDLATGSGVAFHYQDFRQGWSDGIAVSKEWGMYRQQYCGCLYSEAERYASELRALG from the coding sequence ATGAAAATATTGGTTCACATTTGTTGTGGGCCGTGTGCCATCACCGTGGTCCAGGACCTGCTCAAGGCCGGGATGGATGTGACGGGGTTGTACTACAATCCAAATATCCATCCCCTTCGGGAATATTTGCGTCGCCGGGAAGGCGTGGTCCAGATGGCCGAACATCTGGGGATTCCCGTGATCTACAAGGACACGGAATACGATCCCCAGGTTTATTTCCGGGCCGTGACCTTCCGGGAGGCAAACCGCTGCCTGCTATGTTACGCCTTGCGCCTGGAACGGACCTTGTCCATCGCCCGGCGTGGAGAGTTCGACGCCTTCACCAGCACGTTGCTGTACAGCAAATTCCAGAAGCATGACGAGATCCGGACTCTGGGGCATGATTTGGCCACGGGCTCGGGCGTGGCTTTTCACTACCAGGATTTTCGTCAGGGCTGGAGCGATGGCATTGCCGTGTCCAAGGAATGGGGCATGTACCGGCAGCAATACTGCGGCTGCCTGTATAGCGAGGCCGAGCGGTACGCCTCGGAATTGCGTGCCCTTGGGTAG
- the hemW gene encoding radical SAM family heme chaperone HemW gives MRLYVHVPFCVRKCAYCAFYSEPYRARNAALFIDQVMTEISVRAGRIGAARVASVYIGGGTPSVLSQEQLGAVLDCVRRCFSVVAGAEITVEANPESALRSDFLAGLPDLGVNRLSLGVQSFRDDMLRLLGRLHSGREAELAFGAARAAGLTNIGLDLIWGLPGQTVAAWLEDLRRAVALGPEHLSCYGLSLEEGTPLAARAVRGELALPDEDESVGMYLDGSEFLESRGYAHYEISNYALPGRESRHNAGYWAQDDYLGLGPAAVSSWGARRWTNPADLAEYARCVEAGCPEMNVEKLSARIHGRELVMLSLRTSGGLNLERFKAQTGQDFLQYTRPFVEQLCSRGLARLRSGHLQLTRRGMLLGNSVIGMLLDLLDDMPEHMEYS, from the coding sequence CTGCGGCTGTATGTTCACGTGCCGTTCTGCGTGCGGAAATGCGCCTATTGCGCATTTTATTCCGAACCGTATCGCGCGCGGAACGCGGCGTTGTTTATCGACCAGGTCATGACGGAAATATCGGTACGCGCGGGGCGTATTGGCGCCGCTCGCGTAGCCAGTGTCTACATCGGGGGGGGGACGCCTTCGGTTTTGAGCCAGGAGCAGCTGGGCGCGGTTTTGGACTGCGTGCGCCGGTGTTTCTCCGTGGTGGCTGGCGCCGAAATCACGGTGGAGGCCAACCCCGAGTCCGCCTTGCGGTCCGATTTCTTGGCGGGCTTGCCGGATTTGGGCGTCAACCGCCTTAGCCTGGGCGTGCAGAGTTTTCGGGATGACATGCTGCGGCTGTTGGGGCGTCTTCATTCGGGTCGGGAAGCGGAGTTGGCCTTTGGCGCCGCTCGTGCCGCCGGATTGACCAACATTGGCCTGGACCTGATCTGGGGTTTGCCCGGCCAGACCGTGGCGGCTTGGCTTGAGGATTTGCGTCGGGCGGTGGCCCTTGGCCCAGAGCATTTGTCCTGCTATGGTTTGAGCCTGGAGGAGGGTACGCCGCTGGCCGCGCGGGCGGTTCGGGGCGAGCTGGCGCTGCCGGACGAAGACGAGTCCGTTGGCATGTATTTGGATGGATCGGAATTTTTGGAGTCGCGAGGCTATGCGCACTACGAGATTTCGAATTACGCCCTGCCAGGGCGTGAAAGCCGGCATAACGCGGGGTACTGGGCCCAGGACGATTACCTGGGGCTGGGACCGGCGGCCGTGTCCTCATGGGGGGCGCGACGCTGGACCAACCCTGCGGATCTGGCCGAGTACGCGCGGTGCGTCGAGGCCGGGTGTCCGGAAATGAATGTGGAAAAGTTGTCCGCCCGAATTCATGGGCGGGAACTGGTCATGCTGTCCCTGCGCACCAGCGGGGGGCTGAACCTCGAACGCTTCAAGGCCCAAACCGGACAGGATTTTTTGCAGTATACGCGCCCTTTTGTCGAGCAACTTTGCTCCAGGGGGTTGGCGCGGCTGCGGTCCGGTCATCTTCAATTGACACGAAGGGGCATGCTGCTCGGCAATTCCGTTATTGGAATGCTGCTCGATCTTTTGGACGACATGCCCGAACACATGGAATACTCATGA